The proteins below come from a single Bacteroidota bacterium genomic window:
- the mutL gene encoding DNA mismatch repair endonuclease MutL, whose amino-acid sequence MSDIIKILPDSVANQIAAGEVIQRPASAVKELMENAVDSGANEIQLIVKDSGKTLIQVTDNGCGMSETDARLSFERHATSKIRDSKDLFAIRTFGFRGEALASVASIAQVELKTRRTGDEAGTCIEIDGSKVKSQGPCATPEGTSIAVKNIFFNVPARRNFLKSDTTEMSYIIDEFQRVALVHPEISFILYHNGKVVIQADRSNLKQRILALLGNFHNERIIPVEEETTVVKISGFIGKPEFAKKTRGEQYFFVNGRFIKNSYLHHAVEASYLELVPENTHPAYFIYMDIDPAKIDINIHPTKTEIKFQEEKVIYSILRATIRKSIGKFSISPSIDFEAEKGMEYDLSYDNRPIKVPTIKVDPHFNPFDKKESPPLREQQSPREISNQQHWEKLYDSLPSLKNDAEPVAGQPQQSEVFSVRTDENIVRNGQSSFIQLQQKYIMTNVKSGVMIIAQQAANERILYERYLQNFEQKCHPVQRSLYPQTIDFSPSDTELLSELTGDIRAMGFEIEPFGPGTFLVNGTPAGMKDSDVKELIEEVLENFKKNLLDLKMDKKANLAQAMARNMAKRTNHQMQPEEMQSLADRLFACSAPEISPSGKRIVFILGYDELEKRFK is encoded by the coding sequence ATGTCGGATATAATTAAAATACTTCCTGATTCGGTGGCGAATCAGATAGCCGCGGGCGAGGTGATACAGCGCCCGGCATCCGCCGTGAAGGAGCTGATGGAGAATGCCGTGGATTCCGGTGCGAATGAGATACAACTCATTGTCAAGGATTCAGGTAAAACGCTGATTCAGGTTACTGATAACGGATGCGGTATGTCGGAAACCGATGCACGCCTCAGTTTTGAACGCCACGCTACTTCCAAAATCAGAGATTCAAAAGACCTGTTTGCCATTCGCACCTTCGGGTTTCGCGGCGAAGCACTGGCTTCTGTTGCAAGTATTGCGCAGGTGGAGCTGAAAACAAGACGCACAGGCGACGAAGCCGGCACCTGTATAGAAATTGACGGGTCGAAGGTAAAAAGTCAAGGACCTTGTGCCACACCCGAAGGAACGTCGATTGCGGTTAAGAATATATTTTTCAATGTGCCGGCACGAAGGAATTTCCTGAAGTCGGATACTACCGAAATGAGCTACATTATTGATGAATTTCAGCGTGTGGCACTTGTTCATCCTGAAATCAGTTTTATTCTTTACCATAACGGAAAAGTGGTGATACAGGCCGACCGCTCCAATCTCAAACAGCGGATTCTGGCCTTGCTGGGCAATTTTCATAACGAGCGCATTATACCTGTTGAAGAAGAAACTACGGTAGTTAAAATTTCCGGATTTATAGGCAAACCCGAATTCGCCAAAAAAACACGGGGCGAACAGTACTTTTTCGTGAATGGCCGATTCATTAAAAATTCTTATCTGCATCACGCGGTTGAAGCCTCGTATCTTGAACTGGTGCCTGAAAATACACATCCGGCCTATTTCATTTACATGGATATTGATCCTGCCAAAATTGACATCAACATTCATCCTACCAAAACTGAAATTAAATTTCAGGAAGAAAAGGTTATCTATTCCATTTTACGTGCAACGATACGCAAATCAATCGGCAAATTCAGCATCAGTCCAAGCATTGATTTTGAAGCCGAAAAAGGCATGGAATATGACCTCAGTTACGATAACCGCCCCATTAAAGTGCCTACCATCAAGGTAGATCCGCATTTTAATCCGTTTGATAAAAAAGAAAGTCCTCCCCTGCGCGAACAGCAGAGTCCGCGCGAAATATCAAACCAGCAGCACTGGGAAAAACTCTACGACAGCCTGCCTTCGCTAAAGAATGATGCAGAACCGGTTGCCGGACAGCCTCAGCAAAGCGAGGTTTTCAGCGTGCGTACCGATGAAAATATTGTAAGGAACGGACAAAGCAGTTTTATTCAGCTGCAGCAAAAATACATCATGACAAATGTGAAATCGGGCGTGATGATTATTGCACAGCAGGCAGCTAACGAACGGATTTTATACGAACGCTATCTTCAGAATTTTGAACAAAAATGCCATCCGGTACAACGCAGTCTGTATCCGCAAACCATTGATTTCAGCCCGTCGGACACCGAATTGCTGAGTGAGCTGACCGGAGATATCCGCGCCATGGGATTTGAGATAGAGCCATTCGGACCCGGCACGTTTCTGGTGAATGGTACGCCTGCCGGCATGAAAGACAGTGACGTTAAAGAACTGATTGAAGAAGTGCTGGAAAATTTTAAAAAGAATTTGCTCGACCTGAAAATGGATAAAAAAGCAAATCTGGCGCAGGCTATGGCACGCAATATGGCAAAACGCACCAACCACCAGATGCAGCCGGAAGAAATGCAATCGCTTGCCGACAGGCTGTTTGCATGCAGCGCACCGGAAATTTCACCTTCGGGAAAACGCATTGTTTTCATTCTGGGTTATGATGAGCTCGAAAAACGATTCAAATAA
- a CDS encoding YgeY family selenium metabolism-linked hydrolase: protein MEQVFEKINALAEKYRDYTAQNLSRLIRLKSLSMEEKEVQYELKRQMEEAGFDEVIIDGIGNVIGRIGNGKKILAIDGHMDTVDIGNIANWTFDPLGGEIKDGYVLGRGTVDQKGGPASFVTSGRILKELGFDKDLTIYFVGSVMEEDCDGLCWKYIIEEDKIVPDFVISTEPTNLCIYRGHRGRMEIEVTFRGVSSHGSAPERGKNAVYMASRACLEVEKLNERLAYDEFLGKGSVTISEFVSGSPSLCAVADYAKIHLDRRLTWGETKEIAVAEVEEIVKGMDAKVEVLYYDGVAFTGNKYGMEKYYPTWKIEEGEDAVQFGVKAFEGLFAKKPVVDKWTFSTNGVTINGMYKIPCIGFGPGNEVLAHAPNEMVKIDDLVVASAFYAAYAMMAAEK, encoded by the coding sequence ATGGAACAAGTTTTTGAAAAGATTAACGCACTGGCTGAAAAATATCGTGATTATACGGCACAGAATCTTTCGCGCCTGATTAGACTCAAATCACTGAGTATGGAAGAGAAAGAAGTGCAGTATGAATTGAAAAGGCAGATGGAAGAAGCCGGCTTTGACGAGGTTATTATTGATGGAATCGGAAATGTTATCGGACGCATTGGCAACGGCAAAAAAATTCTTGCCATCGATGGTCATATGGATACCGTTGATATCGGCAATATCGCCAACTGGACATTCGACCCGCTCGGCGGCGAAATTAAAGACGGATACGTTCTCGGACGCGGCACCGTTGACCAAAAAGGCGGACCCGCATCATTCGTAACATCAGGCCGCATTCTAAAGGAACTTGGTTTTGATAAGGACCTTACCATTTATTTTGTCGGCAGCGTGATGGAAGAGGACTGCGACGGACTTTGCTGGAAATATATCATTGAAGAAGATAAAATTGTTCCCGATTTTGTAATCAGCACGGAACCTACGAATCTTTGCATTTATCGCGGACACCGCGGCCGTATGGAAATTGAAGTTACCTTCCGCGGCGTTTCATCACACGGCTCGGCTCCCGAGCGCGGCAAGAATGCCGTATACATGGCATCACGTGCCTGCCTCGAAGTGGAAAAACTGAATGAGCGTCTTGCATACGATGAATTCCTCGGAAAAGGAAGTGTTACCATTTCTGAGTTCGTGAGCGGCAGCCCTTCACTCTGTGCTGTGGCCGATTACGCTAAAATTCATCTTGACAGACGTCTTACCTGGGGCGAAACCAAAGAGATTGCTGTTGCCGAAGTTGAAGAAATAGTAAAAGGTATGGACGCCAAAGTAGAAGTGTTGTATTACGACGGCGTTGCTTTTACAGGCAATAAATACGGGATGGAAAAATACTATCCTACATGGAAAATTGAAGAAGGCGAAGATGCCGTTCAGTTTGGCGTAAAAGCGTTTGAAGGTCTGTTCGCAAAGAAACCCGTTGTTGATAAGTGGACATTCTCAACCAACGGCGTTACCATCAACGGTATGTATAAAATTCCGTGTATCGGTTTTGGTCCCGGCAACGAAGTACTTGCTCATGCACCCAATGAAATGGTGAAGATTGATGACCTCGTGGTGGCATCTGCATTCTATGCAGCTTACGCTATGATGGCAGCAGAAAAATAA
- a CDS encoding rhomboid family intramembrane serine protease, giving the protein MSYEQYRPAGFKLLPPVVKNLLIINILFFIAKYVLGNAMNVDLDDMLGLHYFGAEKFKPYQIVSYMFMHGDITHILFNMLALWMFGYVLENVWGPKRFLTYYILCGLGAAAVHYIIVYFQVQPVLEAIEQYKASPGLIQFKQFIDNQQVFQVASYDIQNHFNTFSVSYNGIIHNSDSLAQTAQHFTLQAQNISDSISMLHAPADSLRAQVANLNQMAQIATQQSDSLQQAAVTFNTDFINQYREDYLNAPVIIGASGAVFGILLAFGMMFPNTLVYVYFAIPMKAKWFVILYGGLELVLGVSNRSGDNVAHFAHLGGMLVGFIILMIWKRNNRKKMFENRE; this is encoded by the coding sequence ATGAGTTACGAACAATACAGACCTGCAGGATTCAAATTGCTGCCACCGGTAGTAAAGAATCTGCTTATTATAAATATCCTCTTTTTTATTGCCAAATATGTTCTGGGTAATGCCATGAATGTTGACCTTGACGATATGCTCGGGCTGCATTATTTTGGAGCTGAAAAATTCAAGCCCTACCAGATTGTTTCATATATGTTTATGCATGGCGACATTACACATATATTATTCAATATGCTGGCTTTGTGGATGTTTGGCTATGTACTGGAAAATGTCTGGGGACCGAAACGCTTTCTCACCTATTATATTCTTTGCGGACTTGGCGCCGCAGCTGTACATTATATTATAGTTTATTTTCAGGTTCAGCCGGTACTGGAAGCGATTGAACAGTATAAAGCCAGTCCCGGATTGATACAATTCAAACAATTCATTGATAATCAACAGGTTTTTCAGGTAGCATCTTATGATATTCAGAATCATTTTAATACATTTTCAGTAAGCTATAACGGAATCATTCACAATTCCGATTCGCTTGCGCAGACAGCACAGCATTTTACATTGCAGGCACAAAATATCAGCGATTCAATAAGTATGCTGCATGCTCCCGCAGATTCACTCAGGGCGCAGGTTGCCAATCTGAATCAAATGGCTCAGATTGCCACGCAGCAATCAGATTCGTTACAACAGGCAGCTGTTACCTTTAACACAGATTTTATCAATCAGTATCGTGAAGATTATTTGAACGCACCGGTGATTATCGGTGCTTCGGGTGCCGTATTCGGCATATTGCTCGCTTTCGGGATGATGTTCCCCAACACCCTGGTATATGTATATTTTGCAATTCCGATGAAGGCGAAATGGTTTGTTATTTTATACGGCGGACTTGAACTGGTATTGGGTGTTTCAAACAGGTCGGGCGACAACGTGGCACATTTTGCACATCTTGGCGGGATGCTGGTAGGATTCATTATTTTGATGATATGGAAACGCAATAACCGTAAGAAAATGTTTGAAAACAGGGAGTAA